A region from the Hippoglossus hippoglossus isolate fHipHip1 chromosome 16, fHipHip1.pri, whole genome shotgun sequence genome encodes:
- the oprd1b gene encoding opioid receptor, delta 1b — protein MEFPTLLPDDLGVFSERYPVSGTPVNVTFSEELLLLTAGSNRTNGAAARDTSSLVIAVCITSLYSLICVVGLLGNVLVMYGVVRYTKMKTATNIYIFNLALADALATSTLPFQSAKYLMSTWPFGELLCKVVIAIDYYNMFTSIFTLTMMSVDRYIAVCHPVRALDFRTPAKAKLINVCIWILSSFVGVPVMIAAVTKVTDKGTTACTLRFPKPEWYWDTVMKICVFIFAFVVPVLVITICYGLMILRLKSVRLLSGSKEKDRNMRRITRMVLVVVAAFIICWTPIHIFIIVKTMVDIDHKDLLVVASWHLCIALGYTNSSLNPVLYAFLDENFKRCFRDFCLPYRARLEQSSFTRARNSTREPASICAPTVTERPAA, from the exons ATGGAGTTCCCCACTCTTCTCCCCGACGACCTGGGGGTTTTCAGCGAGCGCTACCCGGTGTCAGGAACTCCTGTCAATGTCACATTCTccgaggagctgctgctgctgactgccGGGAGCAACCGGACCAACGGGGCTGCAGCCAGGGACACCTCAAGTCTCGTCATCGCCGTGTGCATCACGTCTCTGTACTCCCTCATCTGTGTGGTGGGACTGCTGGGGAACGTGCTCGTAATGTACGGGGTGGTCAG GTACACCAAGATGAAGACGGCTACCAACATCTACATCTTCAACCTGGCTCTCGCCGATGCCCTCGCCACCAGCACGCTCCCCTTCCAGAGCGCCAAGTACCTGATGAGCACGTGGCCCTTCGGGGAGCTGCTGTGCAAAGTGGTCATCGCCATCGActactacaacatgttcaccaGCATCTTCACGCTCACCATGATGAGCGTGGACCGCTACATCGCTGTTTGTCATCCGGTGAGGGCCCTGGACTTCCGCACGCCCGCCAAGGCCAAGCTTATCAACGTCTGCATCTGGATCCTGTCCTCTTTCGTCGGAGTGCCTGTGATGATCGCTGCTGTTACCAAGGTGACGGATAAAG GAACCACCGCCTGCACACTCAGATTTCCCAAACCTGAGTGGTACTGGGACACAGTGATGAAAATCTGCGTGTTCATTTTCGCCTTCGTCGTACCCGTCCTGGTCATCACCATCTGCTACGGCCTAATGATCCTGCGGCTCAAGAGTGTCCGCCTCCTCTCTGGCtccaaagagaaagacaggaacATGCGGCGGATCACCCGCATGGTCCTGGTGGTCGTGGCGGccttcatcatctgctggaCCCCCATCCACATCTTCATCATTGTCAAGACAATGGTAGATATTGACCACAAGGACCTCCTGGTAGTGGCCAGCTGGCATCTGTGCATCGCTCTGGGCTACACCAACAGCAGCCTCAACCCCGTGCTGTACGCCTTCTTGGACGAAAACTTCAAGAGGTGCTTCAGGGACTTCTGCCTGCCCTATCGCGCCCGTCTGGAGCAGAGCAGCTTCACTAGAGCGCGCAACAGCACGCGGGAGCCTGCCTCCATTTGTGCTCCCACGGTGACAGAGAGACCGGCGGCCTGA